TCAGGGGCGGGTCGAGTGGCGTTCTCCGCTGTCCGGAACACTAACCACGAACCCTCTGAGATGAGCAACCGTACCATGACCATCTACTTTGACCAGGTTAGTGAGACCATACCATGACCATCCAATAGACTGAATAACTGTGGTCAACTTTTACATGATAAAAAAATCTACTTTTGTCAACTTTTATCAACttgtttctctccgtctctcccccctctctttctccctctcggtcctccacctctatccctctctctctccccccacctctctctctccgtctctttctcagATCCTGGTGAATGTGGGCAGCCATTTTGACCCAGCACGCAGCATCTTTGTGGCTCCCAGAAAAGGAGTCTTCAGTTTCTGCTTCCATGTGGTCAAAGTATACAACCGACAGACAATACAGGTAGGGGTTACACACGAAAACACAAATAATATTACCGCAAATTGATGTATattttctctctatcccttccagTGGAGGCtcatcagaggaggaaggggagtacCATCCTACTTAGTGGATTTCATCAAAATAAAAATAGTATAACATTCAAAAGTTAGATAataatactaaatatattcaagtCACCAAGTTATTGGtctaaaacacactgttttataATGAAGGTCTACTGTAGCCTCAAAAGCACTCTCTGGGGAAGCACCacggtgtagccagaggacagctattttctgtcctcctctgggtacattaacttcaatacaaaacttaggaggctcatggttttcAGTTTTTACTCCCTTTCTTAGacatacacagtaattatgatgaGCATAAACTGACATTGTCCACTCAATCAAAGGGtcagataattaatctagtactgaaagcataagctacagctagctagtgATGCAGTGCATAAAATATGGTAAGtaagttgactcaaagagagagaaagacaatagttgaacagttttgaacaaattaatgaaAAATCAAGGAGAAGCAGCAcgttcacttacttagctagctaatacagctagctaatttagcctactcaaacacctggctcaaagATAGAGGAATGCTATTTATGTTAGggagctggctaaggctatccaacactggaacttttccaagtcaaggtaagctttcggTTTTGTTCATCTATTGCCACAGATTTGTTGGGTTTACCTGcacgttagttctagtagctatgttgactatgatgttagctaatatggtgacattgacaacgatgtaggctgtgtgcagCAGTTAGCGGTTATGCTATGAAAGTTATTTTTGCCTGGccacagacagctgttgtgtgGTGCACAGAAGTCCACTAGCAAAGGgaaaagatgagaggaggagagtgcatagaTGCAAGAAATAATTATACAATGAGCAAAGTGatgatgctgtttgtatgtgggtGCTATAAAAGTGATCGGTGTGTGcgggtgatcaggggtgtattcattctgccgattatgtttaaaaaaatatttctaAAATGGAAGCAAATGGAGCAAAACAGGGATAAACCTACCTGAAATTATTGTTTGCAATTGTTTGgaataatgattacaccctatatcagctagatgcagtgTGCAATGCCGTATTGAATGTGTcattattccaaaacatgcattgtgTTTGCAACTAGGCACTAAAGCAATACTACAAAAAGATTAGTATGTttagggcaaatccaatacaacacattactgagtaccactcaacatattttcaagcatggtggtggatgcATCTTGCtataggtatgcttgtcatcgttaaggactggggagtttttcaggataagaaacggaatggagttaagcacaggcaaactcctagatgaaaacctggttcagtctgtttttcaccagacactgggagatgaaatCACCTTTCAGTGGTGCAATAATCCAAGATGACAGTAAATGTTCCttagtggccgagttacagttttgactgaaaTCTATTTGAAAAACTATgaaaagacctgaaaatggttgtacGGCATTGATCAACAtccaaatgttgcacaatcctggTGTGTAAAGCTcgtagagacttacccagagagactcacagctgtaatcgctgccgaaggtgaTTCCACagagtattgactcaggggtgcaAATTATTTATGAATTTACTTTTCTATAAGTTTGCAAACACTTCTAAAAACAAGTTTTCATTTTCAATAtgggtagatgggtgagaaataaaaatcaattgaatccattttaaattcaggctgtaacacaacaaaatgtggaaagagtccagatgtatgaatactttctgaagacactgtgtGTTCGTAGGCTACGTTGTAGCAACCTCGTGATGGCTATAGGAAAAaatgtgagtatcatgtagtagcctaaacctaccaatgttacattgagctgggtgaatggaatatgaatgacggtcatccaatatgctgtaatacaaataaggccatgctcataaaaaataaataatcatcaTCCCTAATCTTAAATGACACCGACTACCACTtcttcctccctatctctctctctctctctctctctctcccctcccttacgGACAAAGCGATTTGGGATCACTGCTTTCACCGGTGACCAGGAcataaagccttgttcacacagcaggccttaatgctcaaatcagttATGTTTTTCAAATCTGTTTTGAaatactgactgtccaaacagcaagttacaagtgaccaaattggatttgtgtgtgttcagacagcagtaaTATGCTGACATGACTATGCTAGTAACAAGGAGTGTGTGCGCAGTGTTTTAGGCTGATTGCTGATGGTGCTTGTGCTTCCTATAACTCAGAAGTTATTTGTATTGTATTAtctttcatttaacctttatttaactaggcaagttagttaagaacaaattcttatttacaatgacggcctactttTAAACCcccaccagccaaaccctccccgaaccagggcgatgctgggccaattgtgtgccgccctatgggactcccgatcccGGCCGGTTATGATACAACTcaggatcaaacccgggtctgtagtgacgcctctagcactgcaatgcagtgtcctagaccgctgtgccactcaggaggccaatgtagcaagctaaggtgacaacaatgcctgccatggaagtttcccagttgctttgaatgttcaaTATCATAGTGTAAGAGTACTTTTAAAGCCTCACTGAATAAGATGATTCAACTTTCAAAACAAGTACTTTTTGGCAaaccacagcagtcaactagttagctaggtagctgtttagctttctagcacattcactaatttgtttgtaaataattaacaagctagttagctacgaCATGTTCTTGTCAAACCTACGAAGGTGGTTTGAAATGTGGCTTTAAATATCTGATTCCGTGTGCGTTTTGGCTCTTTAGACTGCAGGAAAAAGATTCAAATGTAAAATAATAGGATatgagtcacttcaaactgccaatgtgaacaactctttactctctctctccccctccctcccaccccctatgcctctatccctctctctcaggtgagtcTGGTATTGAACGGACACCCGGTGATTTCAGCATTCGCCGGGGACCAGGACGTGACCAGGGAAGCAGCCACCAACGCTGGGTTGGTTAccatggagagaggagacaaggctTATCTCAAACTGGAGAGAGGGAACCTGATGGGGGGATGGAAATACTCCACCTTCTCTGGGTTTCTGGTGTTTCCTTTgtagagagggaacgagggagggagagtaaaagagaaaaagagagagggtcaGGGGAAAGGCAAGCAAGGTGACACAGGGTAGACATCAAGTAAGGACACAGCTAGGGTTAGGAGGAtgagtgtgtatgtatgagaGATACAATGAGTTTACAACTCGCTTTGTATCTGAAAATCCTGAATGCTCCGATTTTTCAATGCACTTTTAAATACACTGCTCCATTATTTAAATGATACTGTAGTGTGTACAGTTTATGCTTGAGTAATATGTAATATGTGTTGGCTTTTGTTGTCTGCATGCAAATAATTGTACGCGCTAATAAAAAGGTTTGGTCATACAGTAAATACGGGATTTTCTTCAAGGTGACCATCACTAGCTGAAACAATTGCTCCTCCTTTTCTCCATTAGGAAGAAAATCTGACCCTGAATCAGTGATTAGGGGAAACTTTCATTTTCTCCCAGTGGTGCATCTGTTAGTCCTGTAAATAGCGCATCCACCTTCAACGCCCCGAGAGGAGGATTCTGGGTAAGGGCTCATGCGGCTCGTCCTGGTGGATCCGGTGACAGATGGGAGTTTTGGCGAGggccgtgtgtgtatgtatgtgtgtgtgtgtgttgccaggaaCCTGTGGGGTTCACACCGTACACTGTCACAACCAATTTGTTTCGCTGCTCGAATACACAGCGGAGGAATGTTATAAGCACATAGGAGTGCTTTTTCATTCTtcatagacgtgtgtgtgtgtcttaccacATAGGAGGGTGTAGCAGAGGCATGTGTTAGCACATATAGGAGTGAGTGATTATGGAATTGTGTTACTATCAAGCTTAATATATACAGATACACTTCTCTATGTTACTGTTGGTACTATATGTacaatggggagaacaagtatttgatacactgccgatttgtgaaaatcacattgtatgatttttaagtaattaatttgcattttattgcatggcataagtatttgatacatcagaaaagcagaacttaatatttggtacaaaacctttgtttgcaattacagagatcatacgtttcctgtagttcttgaccaggtttgcacacactgcagcagggattttgtcccactcctccatacagaccttctccagatccttcagctTTCGGGGCTTTCGTTGGACAaaatggactttcagctccctccaaagatgttctattgggttcaggtctggagactggctaggccactccaggaccttgagatgcttcttacggagccaatccttagttgccctggctgtgtgtttcaggtcgttgCCATGCTGGAAAACCCAGCcgcgacccatcttcaatgctcttactgagggaaggaggttgttggccaagatctcgcaatacatggccccatccatcctcccctcaatacgttgcagtcgtcctgtctcctttgcagaaaagcatccccaaagaatgatgtttccacccccatgcttcacggttgggatggtgttcttggggttgtactcatccttcttcttcctccaaacacagcgagtagagtttagaccaaaaagctctatttttgtctcatcagaccacatgaccttctcccattcctcctctggatcatccagatggtcattggcaaacttcagacgggcctggacatgcgctggcttgagcaggggtaccttgcgtgcactgcaggactttaatccatgacggcgtagtgtgttactaatggttttctttgagactgtggtcccagctctcttcaggtcattgaccaggtcctgccgtgtagttctgggctgatccctcaccttcctcatgatcattgatgccccacgaggtgagatcttgcatggagccccagaccgagggtgattgaccgtcatcttgaacttcttccattttctaataattgcgccaacagttgttgccttctcaccaagctgcttgcctattgtcctgtagcccatcccagccttgtgcaggtctacaattttatccctgatgtccttacatagctctctggtcttggccattgtggagaggttggagtctgtttgattgagtgtgtggacaggtgtcttttatacaggtaacgagttcaaacaggtgccgttaatacaggtaatgagtggagaacaggagggcttcttaaagaaaaactaataggtctgtgagagccggaattcttactggttggtaggtgatcaaatacttatatcatgcaataaaatgcaaattaattacttaaaaatcatacaatgtgattttctggatttaccTATGACAAAAATTAcaaacctctacatgctttgtaagttggaaaacctgcaaaatcggcagtgtatcaaatacttgttctctccactgtatgtatttggacagtgatgCTAGAATGTTAaatttgtctctatactccagcattttggatttgatatcaaatgtttcatatgaggtgacaAAATTTAcaaatgtcaccttttatttggtATTTCCATCCATATCTGATTTACTGTTCAattgtttttaaataataatacattttatttgtataGCACATTTCATTACAGAGTGATGTTAAAGCTCTACTttattttatatacagtacaataaaaaCAACATTAATTTGGAATCAAGGCAGCTAAAATAGCAATAGTGGGCTAGGTGCTAAATACATTTTTAGATAGGGAGTAAGACTATAAAAAAGGCCGTCTGTATAAGTAGGTTTTAAGGACCGCTTCAAAAGTTCCGAGAGCAATCCATAGGCGAGGGACAACGGAGCAGAAGGCTCTCGCCCCATAGTTCAGAGACGTGTCTTCAGGACTTCTAGTGCATTACCATAGTCAATCCGAGAGAAGATGAAGCGGGGGATGAGTTTCTTTGTTTTTAAGATGGAAATTATGTTTTACATATTTGTTTTAGGTGGGTATCGAAGGACAGAGAAGGGTCAAACTCGATTCCTAGGTTGGAGATGACAGAGGACAGGTAGCTGACCTGGCCGTTGGCAGATGTTTCCACCACTGGTGACCTGCTTAGATGTCCCAATAAGTGTAGCCTCAGTCTTGCTACACTGATGTCCTCTGGGCAGCTGCTGAGTTTTTCTTGGGCAGAGATGTTGTCCGTTTTGGTGTTAATGTAGACCTGGGTATTGTCAGCATAGTAGTGGAAGTCGATGTTAGAATCTCTGAGGATTTGGCCGAGGGGGAGCATGTTCATAAAAAACAGGATATGCCCCAGCACTAACTCCTGTGGTATGCCACATGGGACTGCAGACTACTCTAATCTGGATTCCCTATTAGTTATGTATTGCTTCCTTTTAGAGAGGTAGGTGGAGAATCAGTTCAGAGCTGTTCCAAAGACAGAAGTGTGCTCTGAGATGACCACAGGAGGATGATATGGTCTACGGTGTCAAAAGCAGAACTGAGATctaagaggaggtggaggatgctGGGAGATCCAGAATCAGCAACCAGACTGGATAACCTGGTACAACTGATTAAATGCCAGATGCAATTGAAGCTGTTTTGCGACCACTTTCTCCAGTACATTTGATaggaaggggaggatggagatCGGCCTGTTTGTTGATTAGGATGTCCTGGTCAAGGTTGGGTTTCTTCAGTAAGAGGGTGACTGCAGCTGTTTTGCAGATCAATGGTACCTCTCTTGTCAGCAGGGACTTGCTGATCAGGGTTGTGACGAACATAAGCATGCTAGATGCGCAGGCTTTGAGTAGGGATGTGGTAAGTGGTGGCCTTCATTTTAGAGATGATTGACTGCTCAGTGGCGGATGTGACTTCTGTAAAGCTGCTGAAGGGAGGCGCAGTCTAGGTTTGAGGCTCAGGAGGTGTGGTGCAGGCCGTCTTAGAGGATGATGTTTGTCCTGGTAGTGTCAATTTATGTCGTGAAGAAATCTGAGACGCTATTGCACTGCTCAGATAAGGCTGCAGGAGAGCATGAGTTTGCAGGGTTGAACAGGTGGTCGATGGTAGAGAACAGGATTCTGGGGTTAACGTTATTGTCAATCGTGGCAGAGTAGAAGGCTGATCGTGCTGCTTTGAAGGCATGTGCTGGTGGTTTTATAGGCCAGTACGAGGCCATCCTTTCTCCAATGTCTCTCAAGCTTACAGCCATGGGTCGTCCTTCTGCGCAGTTCATCAGTGAACCAAGGAGACGAGCGTTGGAATGTTACTTCCCATGTTTTTTCAGGGGCAATGATGTTCAGGGTATTACTCCGAGTGCTCTTATACAGATTGACCATGTCATCGAGGGCCATCTTACGGCAGTCAGACGCAAAGGTGGGCTTGATGTGTTCTAGAAAGAAGGAAAGGTTAAGTTTACTCAGGTTGAGGAATTGAATGGTCTCCTTTGGGCAGTAGAGAGGAGTTGGAGCAGTGCCCAGACAGTGTCACAGTCTTGTGGTCAGGCTGCACGCATTTTCAATGTATTTGTGTCCAGGCTGAGCTGCTTCATAAAGATGGTAAAAGCCACCCTCTCTGTGTCATGTTTCAGTGAGGCATATCAAGGTCAAAGTCACTGTCAGAGATAAACTCATACAGAAAAAGAGACTTGTTCGTTAAGGATTGTCGAGTGCAAAATGTGTAGAGGCACTGGTCGAAAATGAAATGAAAACAATTTATGAAGCTATTTATATATCtagtctccccatccccatctgaAGATGccatacagtcaggtccataattattgaCACTCATTATAAAAATGAGAGAAAAtactgtctaaaataaataataacttATATCACATGCTCATTTAAAAACAGTATTGTATGTTATagtaatacaattgctcagaacaaaaaaatgtgtttaacaagtaattttaaaaaatctaaaaaagATATGTCAAAATTGTTGCCACCTCTGTTTCAGTACTCCAGAACCCTACCCTTGCAAGAATAACGACACTGAGCTATTTTctaaaaatgttttatgagattggagaacacgttgggagggatcttagaccatttcCCCATATGAAATCTTTTAAAGATAATTGATATTCTTCGTCTGCGCTTATCGACTCTCCTCTTCAGTTCAAACCAGGGGTCTTCAATGAGGTTCGAGTTCAAAGGTTGATCTGGCTCTtgtaaaatgttgattttgtggtcattgcaaaatgttgactCTTGTTATAAGCTGTCATAAGTAGTTTTAAATTGTTATTCACCGACAGTTGCCGGCCCAGCTGATAATGGCCCAATGAAACTACATCTAAACTACATTGAGACTAATTTCACGCATATACTAATAGATGAATTAACAATAGTCTGATGAGTGACATTATGATAAATTGTTAAACAGTGTATGAAGAGACTGATGAACAGTGCAGTGTATAATTGACCCAGAGAGAACGGAGCacatgtttttcatttttttacaaattataACCAGTTACACGGGTTCCACATGTGAGCTCTCGCGACACTCAgctattctgttcttttgaaaTAGATTTTCTTAGTATAATAATGTTACTTATGATCTGCCTAAACACAATAATGGATTtatttgtgatggtgtatattaaatggatttattaattatgaaatggATTTAGACTGTTAAATGTGGATGCCCCAAGGGCTCAGCATTGGTGGCTATTTGTATATGTCAAGGCCCGGTTAAGGCAAACCGCTTGCCACACCTGTTGCATACAAACGTATTTTGTTGATTTTATTTATGCGCTTTCATGTTACTTAGCTGGGGGAAATCTCTCCCACATAT
The genomic region above belongs to Oncorhynchus masou masou isolate Uvic2021 chromosome 27, UVic_Omas_1.1, whole genome shotgun sequence and contains:
- the LOC135516144 gene encoding cerebellin-1-like — encoded protein: MHRLPLSCSSLPHPITTLNHALFLGLILILQWGPLGARAQNDTEPIVLEGKCLVVCDSTPSSEPSGNALGMSVRSGAGRVAFSAVRNTNHEPSEMSNRTMTIYFDQILVNVGSHFDPARSIFVAPRKGVFSFCFHVVKVYNRQTIQVSLVLNGHPVISAFAGDQDVTREAATNAGLVTMERGDKAYLKLERGNLMGGWKYSTFSGFLVFPL